Proteins encoded by one window of Acaryochloris thomasi RCC1774:
- a CDS encoding ASCH domain-containing protein gives MNKRQIEQCWHRYLKALPAGTEPDAAYLVDQFGDTAQLANDLGQLVLDGVKTATCSSLWEWEVEQTDPNEMMGIKTVILNGEGAPICIIETVEINIRSFSEVDTQFAYDEGEEDRTLESWRQEHWKYFSRVLPKIGKSPGPEMLLVCERFRVVYPSP, from the coding sequence ATGAACAAGAGACAGATCGAACAATGCTGGCATCGCTATCTCAAAGCCCTGCCAGCCGGTACCGAACCGGACGCAGCCTACCTCGTTGATCAATTTGGCGATACAGCCCAGCTCGCGAATGACCTTGGTCAACTGGTTCTAGATGGCGTGAAAACGGCCACCTGTTCCTCTCTTTGGGAATGGGAGGTGGAACAAACGGATCCCAATGAGATGATGGGGATAAAAACGGTCATTCTGAATGGTGAAGGTGCCCCTATCTGCATTATTGAAACAGTAGAGATCAATATTCGATCCTTCAGCGAAGTGGATACTCAGTTTGCCTATGACGAAGGTGAAGAGGATCGGACTCTAGAATCCTGGCGACAGGAGCATTGGAAGTATTTCTCGCGAGTCTTACCTAAAATTGGCAAAAGCCCTGGCCCTGAAATGCTTTTAGTGTGTGAGCGATTTCGAGTGGTGTACCCATCACCTTAA
- a CDS encoding pentapeptide repeat-containing protein, with protein MKASELLQLYQEGERNFAGANLRGQSFEGKDLSGADFTGADIRGTNFSHTTLISANFSRAEAGLQRRGAVVLLLLVWLFAAVSGFFAAFNGYFVSLTFNTGDPASFVAGWVALITQLAFLAIFLCRGVTVAIAVTVIGAVAGAVAIAVAFVGAVAVAFAVAGAVVVVGAFVGAVAVAVAGAGAVVGAVAVAVAVGGAGAGAVAGIGAGAVAGAVAAANILISSYIGWRALAGDPKYLQIRSVAISVAAWGGTSFRGADLTHANFNQAHLKSVDLRKAKLVRTSWLHTRRLDRVRPGDSFLDNAQVRSLVQTGQGQGLEFIHQNLRGINLATADLENANFRAADLSEATLAGADLTSASLVQTQLDKTDLTGCTLTGATIEGWGITGNTNLQGVRCEYIFMRWVKPGASNPNPRRKPDNYEENFADKEFGYFIKPIVDTLDLYHNQNVNSRAIAIAFKQLAETHPEAELEIAAMEKRGQDKFLLKARTAQQANHSELSQEYFEAYNQARALTHKDAQQLLAAEKDARIRDLKNCFDMALKRPSFYAENYQQHGDLMAENSGPNINAGNNIGDVTGVASGDISGVINLGNIQGDINNAIQQLPERSDATQPDLKDLLSQLQTAIVNESELDEAEKAATLDQVKKLAEAGQAPEAGSMKKLANKATQIFKGTAAGLTEGAKLATVWEAVGPVIMTFFGLL; from the coding sequence ATGAAAGCAAGTGAGCTGCTGCAGCTTTATCAAGAGGGTGAACGCAATTTTGCAGGCGCAAATCTGCGGGGACAGTCGTTTGAGGGGAAAGACCTCTCGGGCGCAGACTTTACAGGCGCTGATATTCGGGGGACCAATTTCAGCCATACGACATTGATCAGTGCCAACTTCAGTAGAGCTGAGGCGGGGCTGCAGCGAAGGGGGGCCGTAGTACTCCTATTGCTTGTATGGCTTTTCGCAGCTGTCTCAGGCTTCTTTGCAGCATTTAATGGATATTTTGTGTCTTTAACTTTCAATACAGGTGATCCAGCTAGCTTTGTCGCGGGTTGGGTGGCACTCATTACCCAGTTAGCTTTTTTAGCTATTTTTCTCTGTAGAGGCGTCACTGTTGCTATCGCGGTCACTGTTATTGGAGCGGTCGCTGGAGCAGTTGCGATAGCCGTTGCTTTTGTTGGAGCCGTTGCTGTTGCTTTCGCTGTTGCTGGAGCTGTTGTTGTCGTTGGAGCTTTTGTTGGAGCTGTTGCTGTTGCTGTTGCTGGAGCTGGAGCGGTCGTTGGAGCTGTTGCTGTTGCTGTTGCTGTTGGTGGGGCTGGGGCTGGAGCGGTTGCTGGGATTGGGGCTGGAGCAGTCGCTGGAGCGGTCGCTGCGGCCAACATACTTATCAGCTCATATATTGGTTGGCGTGCGCTAGCAGGTGATCCTAAATACTTACAAATTAGATCGGTAGCCATTTCCGTAGCGGCGTGGGGTGGGACCAGTTTTCGAGGTGCAGACCTAACCCATGCGAACTTCAACCAGGCGCATCTCAAAAGTGTCGATCTGAGAAAAGCCAAATTAGTTCGCACCTCTTGGTTACACACCCGTCGGCTAGATCGGGTTCGGCCTGGTGATTCCTTCCTAGATAATGCCCAAGTTCGCAGCCTAGTTCAAACCGGCCAAGGTCAAGGTTTAGAGTTCATCCATCAGAATTTACGTGGCATCAATTTGGCCACTGCAGATCTAGAAAATGCAAATTTCAGAGCAGCAGATCTTAGTGAGGCGACGTTAGCAGGGGCAGATCTGACAAGCGCAAGCCTGGTGCAAACCCAGCTTGACAAAACCGATTTAACAGGGTGCACCCTCACAGGAGCCACGATCGAAGGCTGGGGGATCACGGGTAACACTAATCTGCAGGGGGTTCGCTGCGAGTACATCTTCATGCGCTGGGTCAAGCCCGGTGCCTCCAATCCCAATCCGCGTCGCAAACCTGATAACTATGAAGAGAACTTCGCTGACAAAGAGTTTGGTTACTTCATTAAGCCTATTGTCGATACCCTAGACCTCTATCACAACCAGAACGTCAATTCCCGTGCCATCGCTATTGCTTTCAAACAACTGGCTGAGACCCATCCCGAAGCTGAACTCGAAATTGCCGCGATGGAAAAGCGGGGCCAAGATAAGTTCCTACTCAAAGCAAGAACGGCTCAGCAGGCTAACCACTCAGAACTGAGTCAGGAGTACTTTGAAGCCTATAACCAAGCCAGGGCCTTGACTCATAAGGATGCACAGCAGCTTCTTGCAGCAGAAAAAGATGCTCGGATCCGTGACCTAAAAAACTGTTTTGATATGGCGCTCAAGCGCCCCAGTTTCTATGCCGAAAACTATCAACAACACGGAGACCTTATGGCTGAGAACAGCGGCCCCAACATCAATGCAGGCAACAACATCGGCGATGTCACAGGCGTGGCTAGTGGCGATATCAGCGGCGTCATTAACCTGGGCAACATTCAAGGCGACATCAACAACGCAATTCAGCAGCTTCCTGAACGAAGTGACGCCACCCAACCCGACCTCAAAGATCTTCTCAGCCAGTTACAGACCGCCATTGTAAACGAATCTGAACTAGATGAGGCCGAGAAAGCCGCCACCCTTGATCAGGTGAAAAAGCTAGCCGAAGCAGGGCAAGCTCCCGAAGCAGGCTCGATGAAGAAACTGGCAAACAAAGCCACCCAAATTTTCAAGGGTACCGCCGCTGGTCTGACTGAAGGCGCAAAACTGGCAACAGTCTGGGAAGCAGTCGGCCCAGTGATCATGACATTCTTCGGATTACTCTAG
- a CDS encoding transketolase C-terminal domain-containing protein has product MSINVGTFPIDLGAYKAVKLDPSVSTLTDEQREALKFNIQLCRDALIFFTATGAARGVGGHTGGPYDTVPEVMILDALFKSQPDDYVPIFFDEAGHRVGTQYLMATLDGDLPAEQLMQYRAANSTLPGHPELGLTPGVKFSSGRLGHMWPYVNGVAIANPGKAVFCLGSDGAQQEGDDAEAARLAVGQYINVKLLIDDNDVTIAGNPSEYLPGFSVKKTLEGHGLTVFEGDGEDIDSLYANICKAINTPGPVAVINKRPMCPGVEGLEGSNHGHDVVPVDIALKYLEARGHSKAVEYLKNIEKPSNTYKFMGASDKLGSNRNVFGQAVVEVLGKMGEEERKKSVLVVDSDLEGSCGLQHIRGAHPEIFISGGIQERGNLSAAAGFGMEEGKQGIFATFSAFLEMCISEITMARLNRSNLLCHFSHAGIDDMADNTCHFGINNMFADNGLDDGYETRLFFPADANQMTACVKSVFNNKGLRFIFSTRSKVPMLLDGDGNEMFGGNYTFTPGKDDVVREGKAGYIIAFGDAVYRALDAVERLKQEGIEVGLINKSTLNVVDEDAIAKVGASPFVLVVEPFNRRTGLGSRFGSWLLERGLTPKFAYLGTHEEGCGGLWEQYPHQGIDPAGIMAKVKELTA; this is encoded by the coding sequence ATGAGCATTAATGTCGGGACGTTTCCCATTGATTTAGGAGCCTATAAGGCCGTCAAGCTTGATCCAAGTGTCAGTACTCTCACCGATGAGCAAAGAGAGGCACTCAAATTTAATATTCAGCTCTGCCGGGATGCGCTGATTTTCTTCACAGCGACGGGTGCAGCGAGAGGTGTTGGTGGGCATACGGGTGGTCCCTATGACACGGTACCCGAGGTGATGATCCTTGATGCTTTATTCAAGAGTCAGCCTGATGACTACGTACCCATCTTTTTTGATGAAGCAGGGCACCGAGTCGGAACGCAGTATCTAATGGCAACGTTGGATGGCGATCTACCGGCAGAGCAGTTGATGCAGTATCGTGCGGCCAATTCTACATTGCCAGGTCACCCTGAGCTGGGTCTGACGCCGGGGGTTAAGTTTAGCTCTGGTCGCTTGGGACATATGTGGCCCTACGTGAATGGGGTTGCGATCGCAAATCCTGGCAAAGCCGTCTTCTGTCTCGGCTCTGATGGTGCTCAACAAGAAGGCGACGATGCAGAGGCCGCTCGTCTGGCCGTTGGGCAATATATCAACGTCAAGCTACTCATCGATGACAACGATGTCACCATCGCAGGTAACCCCTCTGAGTATCTGCCTGGCTTTAGCGTCAAGAAAACGTTAGAAGGGCACGGTCTCACAGTTTTTGAAGGTGACGGTGAAGATATCGACAGCCTCTACGCCAACATCTGTAAGGCCATCAACACACCCGGGCCCGTTGCGGTGATCAATAAGCGTCCAATGTGTCCTGGGGTTGAAGGCTTAGAAGGCTCCAACCATGGTCACGACGTTGTTCCTGTAGATATTGCGCTCAAGTATCTGGAAGCGCGGGGCCATAGTAAAGCGGTCGAGTACCTGAAGAATATTGAGAAGCCCTCGAATACTTACAAGTTCATGGGTGCCTCCGATAAGCTGGGTTCGAACCGTAACGTTTTCGGTCAGGCTGTGGTCGAAGTGTTGGGCAAAATGGGTGAAGAGGAGCGCAAAAAGAGTGTCCTTGTCGTTGATAGCGATCTTGAAGGCTCCTGTGGTTTGCAGCATATCCGGGGCGCGCATCCAGAAATTTTCATCAGCGGCGGCATTCAGGAACGGGGAAACCTCTCGGCTGCGGCTGGTTTCGGCATGGAAGAGGGTAAGCAAGGTATCTTTGCCACCTTCAGCGCCTTTTTAGAGATGTGTATCTCTGAGATCACGATGGCGCGGCTGAACCGCTCTAATCTGCTCTGTCACTTCTCCCATGCAGGAATTGACGATATGGCGGACAATACCTGCCACTTCGGCATCAACAATATGTTTGCCGATAATGGTTTGGATGACGGCTATGAAACGCGGCTGTTCTTCCCAGCAGATGCGAATCAGATGACGGCCTGCGTGAAGTCGGTCTTCAACAATAAGGGCTTGCGATTTATTTTCTCGACTCGCTCTAAGGTGCCGATGCTCTTGGATGGCGACGGCAACGAAATGTTTGGTGGCAACTACACCTTCACGCCAGGGAAAGATGATGTCGTTCGTGAAGGAAAAGCGGGCTACATTATTGCTTTTGGTGATGCCGTGTATCGAGCTTTGGATGCGGTAGAGCGTTTGAAGCAAGAGGGCATTGAGGTGGGTTTGATCAATAAATCTACGTTGAATGTGGTTGACGAAGATGCGATCGCAAAAGTAGGCGCTTCCCCCTTCGTCCTTGTGGTGGAACCCTTCAACCGTCGAACAGGACTGGGCAGCCGTTTTGGTTCCTGGTTGCTAGAGCGCGGTCTAACGCCTAAGTTTGCCTACCTTGGCACCCACGAAGAAGGCTGCGGTGGTCTTTGGGAGCAGTATCCTCACCAAGGTATTGATCCGGCTGGCATCATGGCTAAGGTCAAGGAACTCACTGCATAA
- a CDS encoding Uma2 family endonuclease — MVQTPTRPVTLENFLQQPETKPASEYIDGQVIQKPMPQGEHSTLQRVLTRDIDNALSPSKVAHAYPELRCTFGGRSLVPDVSVFCWGRIPRQPNGRVANRFELPPDWTIEILSPGQKHTKVLLNILHCLEHGTEMGWMIDSEESCVFVYQPNQTPRFFDQPEMALPVPDFATPVELTVQQLFDWLTD, encoded by the coding sequence ATGGTTCAGACACCCACTCGACCCGTCACCCTAGAAAACTTTTTGCAGCAGCCCGAAACCAAGCCTGCAAGTGAATACATCGACGGTCAAGTTATCCAAAAGCCCATGCCTCAAGGTGAACACAGTACGCTGCAGCGGGTTTTGACGCGCGATATAGATAATGCGCTCAGTCCGTCAAAAGTTGCCCATGCCTACCCCGAACTCCGATGTACCTTTGGTGGGCGATCGCTGGTTCCTGACGTTTCAGTCTTTTGCTGGGGCCGTATTCCCCGGCAGCCCAATGGCCGCGTTGCCAATCGCTTTGAACTGCCGCCTGACTGGACGATTGAAATTCTATCTCCCGGCCAAAAACATACGAAGGTGCTGCTCAATATTTTGCATTGCCTAGAGCACGGCACCGAGATGGGCTGGATGATCGATTCTGAGGAATCCTGTGTCTTTGTCTATCAACCAAACCAAACACCACGATTTTTTGATCAGCCAGAGATGGCACTGCCCGTCCCTGACTTTGCCACTCCAGTTGAACTCACGGTCCAACAGCTCTTTGATTGGCTCACAGATTGA